Proteins found in one Brachypodium distachyon strain Bd21 chromosome 5, Brachypodium_distachyon_v3.0, whole genome shotgun sequence genomic segment:
- the LOC112269266 gene encoding uncharacterized protein LOC112269266, translated as MEKTNPSAAHMKAFLAELNDLASLLTGNTKLAAALFDVREEDDDKTPPISELFSHLQQYLSEYRSKFLQLTSGSRVDFSLYQDSEDEVDWEHLVATYWREFIRYRHDKDSAAHLELEEEIESVKKAKEQIFLEEQRFVNYSTGKESVCHGNNFKSGTMLSPMLFTHCTPGLPIDHLGATTGTSLQVFSFKISEIKCDLEWPLLVYGVVNARDSVDCNRNILFYRTNMNCQLLTRDEAVSGNSSYKPA; from the exons ATGGAGAAAACCAATCCGTCAGCTGCGCACATGAAGGCGTTTCTTGCCGAGTTGAACGATTTAGCTTCTCTGTTGACGGGGAATACCAAACTAGCAGCTGCTCTCTTTGATGTcagagaggaagacgacgatAAGACGCCGCCCATCTCAGAGCTCTTCTCGCATCTGCAGCAATACCTGTCCGAATACAGATCAAAGTTCCTCCAGCTTACATCTGGTTCTAGAGTTGATTTCTCATTGTATCAGGACTCGGAGGATGAAGTTGATTGGGAGCATCTGGTGGCGACATACTGGAGAGAATTCATTCGATACAGACATGACAAGGACTCTGCTGCTCAcctggagctggaggaggagatagAGTCGGTGAAGAAAGCCAAGGAGCAGATTTTCTTAGAGGAGCAACGGTTCGTCAACTACTCTACGGGGAAGGAGTCAGTATGCCATGGAAATAATTTCAAATCTGGCA CCATGTTGAGCCCCATGCTCTTCACGCACTGCACGCCCGGGTTACCTATCGATCATCTTGGCGCTACCACCGGAACCAGCCTGCAGGTCTTCTCCTTCAAGATCTCGGAGATCAAGTGTGACTTGGAGTGGCCGCTCCTTGTGTATGGAGTGGTCAATGCCCGAGACAGCGTCGATTGCAACCGCAACATTCTCTTCTATCGGACCAATATGAACTGCCAACTACTCACCCGAGAT GAGGCCGTCTCGGGGAATTCTAGCTATAAACCCGCTTGA
- the LOC100845152 gene encoding 30S ribosomal protein S17, chloroplastic: MRSFRLIRPKEVHWPRTAHPQSQYYRLPPCSHLVESWLQLNNLIPSLLEKKQEDTRKKKKKMLLTSPFLAPLHLPTPNAAPMATAMAGMIGRISAAKQLTGRVVTTKANKTVGVEVVRLAPHPKYHRRERIKKKYQAHDPDNQFKVGDVVELVRSRPISKTKHFLAVPVPPRDTRRKAQLLPPLQPDADGAGDEDAQ, encoded by the coding sequence ATGCGTTCCTTTCGTCTCATTCGGCCCAAAGAGGTTCATTGGCCTCGGACGGCCCACCCACAGTCCCAGTATTATCGTCTCCCTCCTTGCTCTCATCTAGTAGAGTCGTGGCTGCAGCTCAATAACCTTATCCCCTCCCTCCTCGAGAAGAAGCAGGAAGacacaaggaagaagaagaagaagatgctgcTGACCTCGCCCTTCCTCGCCCCTCTCCATCTCCCAACCCCAAATGCGGCGCCCATGGCAACGGCAATGGCGGGGATGATCGGGCGGATCTCGGCGGCGAAGCAGCTGACGGGACGCGTGGTGACGACCAAGGCGAACAAGACTGTCGGGGTGGAGGTGGTGCGGCTGGCCCCGCACCCGAAATACCACCGGCGGGAGCGCATCAAGAAGAAGTACCAGGCGCACGACCCGGACAACCAGTTCAAGGTCGGCGACGTCGTCGAGCTCGTCCGATCCAGGCCCATCTCCAAGACCAAGCACTTCCTCGCCGTCCCCGTCCCGCCCCGCGACACCCGACGCAAGGCACAGCTCCTCCCGCCGCTCCAGCCCGATGCCGACGGtgccggtgacgaggacgcCCAGTAG